One Rhodothermus bifroesti DNA window includes the following coding sequences:
- a CDS encoding ABC transporter permease yields MNRMLSFELFVALRYLRGAQGREEGRRFLRFITYVAVGGVAVGVAALLLALSIAHGFSQAIEEKITGFGAHVQVENLRDAPLSDAAWMAAALTRLPGVVSVRPVVQEFVLLRSSARAIDGVALWGSPSLPEYLERHLIAGSATFTPDAAGRYGLVLGRALAEQLGVQVGDLVTLFSLRQFSGLRPIPRLRQFYVAGLYETLLTDFDRLYVFTSIEAARLLLAYGTDEVTRFDLTLTDVRQARSIADAIETEFGLPVIARTIYEVFRNLFAWVHLQESIIPLVISIIVIVAAFNMLAVLLMVILEKSQEIGIMASMGASATMLQRLFLCLGVLIGLSGTLLGEVLALSIAVLQQHFGLIPLPAEAYYMATAPVAPRAWDFLMVGVLTVLLCGLAAYIPARIAARIDPVRVIRFR; encoded by the coding sequence ATGAACCGTATGCTTTCTTTTGAATTGTTTGTCGCGCTACGCTACCTCCGGGGAGCACAGGGACGGGAGGAAGGACGCCGCTTTTTACGGTTTATTACCTACGTCGCTGTAGGCGGCGTTGCTGTAGGGGTAGCGGCTTTGCTTCTAGCCTTGTCCATTGCGCATGGTTTCAGTCAGGCCATCGAAGAAAAAATCACAGGCTTTGGCGCGCACGTCCAAGTCGAAAACCTACGGGATGCTCCGCTAAGCGATGCTGCTTGGATGGCCGCAGCGCTTACTCGTCTGCCCGGTGTGGTCTCCGTTAGACCCGTAGTGCAGGAATTCGTTCTGCTACGCTCCAGCGCGCGCGCCATTGATGGGGTAGCGCTTTGGGGTAGCCCATCGTTACCGGAATATCTAGAGCGCCATCTAATTGCTGGCAGCGCAACATTTACGCCCGACGCAGCAGGTCGCTACGGACTTGTATTAGGACGCGCGTTGGCCGAACAGCTTGGCGTGCAGGTTGGTGATCTGGTAACTTTGTTTTCGCTGCGTCAGTTTTCTGGCTTACGGCCTATCCCTAGGCTACGCCAATTTTATGTAGCTGGCTTATACGAAACACTACTAACCGACTTTGACCGTCTTTATGTATTCACTTCTATAGAAGCTGCACGCCTGCTTCTGGCCTATGGCACTGATGAAGTTACCCGCTTTGACCTGACGCTTACTGACGTACGACAAGCCCGAAGCATTGCCGATGCTATCGAGACTGAATTTGGACTACCGGTTATTGCGCGCACGATCTATGAGGTTTTTCGCAACCTTTTTGCCTGGGTGCACTTGCAGGAAAGCATTATCCCTCTCGTAATCAGCATCATCGTGATTGTGGCTGCTTTTAACATGCTGGCCGTTCTACTCATGGTCATCCTAGAAAAAAGCCAAGAAATTGGCATTATGGCCAGCATGGGCGCTTCTGCCACAATGCTACAACGCCTCTTTTTATGCTTAGGAGTACTTATTGGCCTTAGCGGAACCCTCCTAGGCGAGGTGCTGGCTTTAAGCATAGCCGTTTTACAACAACATTTTGGCTTGATTCCACTTCCCGCGGAAGCCTACTACATGGCTACGGCTCCTGTAGCACCACGCGCATGGGATTTTCTAATGGTAGGGGTGCTAACGGTGCTTCTTTGCGGTTTGGCTGCGTATATTCCAGCACGAATCGCTGCCCGAATTGATCCCGTACGCGTGATTCGCTTTCGTTAA
- a CDS encoding MoaD/ThiS family protein: protein MQKAFLHLRVYLFSVLKERLGQDMLEIALPAPATGGHLLDYLTSRFPEVAAYRSVIRLAVNHTYVPESTFLAEGDEIALITPVSGG, encoded by the coding sequence ATGCAAAAAGCTTTTCTACACCTTCGCGTTTACCTTTTTAGCGTACTTAAAGAGCGCTTAGGGCAAGATATGCTAGAAATTGCACTCCCAGCACCAGCTACGGGTGGGCATTTGCTGGATTACCTGACGTCTCGATTTCCGGAAGTTGCTGCTTACCGGTCTGTCATCCGCCTTGCCGTAAATCATACGTATGTCCCTGAGTCGACCTTCTTGGCTGAAGGCGACGAAATAGCTCTCATCACTCCTGTTAGTGGAGGTTAA
- a CDS encoding SMP-30/gluconolactonase/LRE family protein: MVRLLLLALLVLFSACNQPASSPTLRRATASIERMDDRLDALLDPQVLVEVLAEGFLWAEGPVWVAQDSALLFSDIPRNTVYRWKEQHGLAVYLRPAGYAAGDQPPGRELGVNGLALDPKGTLVMADHGLRQISRLNPEQFTKTALAHQYQGRRLNSPNDLVFRHDGVLFFTDPPYGLDGLDHSPRKELPFHGVYRLDPNGTLTLLIDSLHFPNGIALSPDERTLYVSRSDPEAPRWYAYQLDAAGNVISGRMLFDARPLMKENRPGLPDGMAIDAQGNLFATGPGGILILTPNGEHLGTIRLDRAAANCAFGDDGHSLYITATDQLLRMRTRTKGKGF; the protein is encoded by the coding sequence ATGGTTCGATTACTGCTTTTGGCCTTACTGGTACTCTTTAGTGCCTGCAACCAGCCGGCCAGTTCACCGACCTTACGTCGTGCAACAGCTTCCATAGAACGCATGGACGACCGGTTGGACGCGCTGCTGGATCCTCAGGTATTGGTTGAAGTCTTGGCCGAAGGGTTTCTTTGGGCAGAGGGTCCAGTCTGGGTAGCTCAAGATAGCGCGCTGCTTTTTTCCGATATTCCCCGGAATACCGTCTATCGCTGGAAAGAGCAGCACGGACTTGCGGTTTACCTTCGACCTGCCGGTTATGCTGCTGGCGACCAGCCTCCAGGACGCGAGCTTGGTGTTAATGGGCTAGCCTTAGATCCAAAAGGAACATTGGTTATGGCCGATCATGGCCTGCGGCAAATCAGCCGGCTCAACCCAGAGCAGTTCACCAAAACAGCATTGGCACATCAGTATCAAGGTCGACGTCTTAACAGTCCCAATGATCTGGTCTTCCGCCATGACGGCGTGCTGTTTTTTACGGATCCGCCTTATGGTCTGGATGGATTAGACCATTCTCCACGGAAAGAATTGCCGTTCCATGGCGTTTACCGTTTAGATCCCAATGGTACTCTAACGCTACTAATCGACTCCTTGCACTTCCCTAACGGCATTGCCTTGTCGCCAGATGAACGCACTTTGTACGTTTCGCGTTCAGATCCGGAAGCGCCACGCTGGTACGCTTACCAGCTTGATGCAGCCGGAAACGTCATAAGCGGACGCATGTTATTTGATGCGCGGCCGCTTATGAAGGAAAACCGTCCTGGACTTCCCGATGGGATGGCCATCGATGCACAGGGAAATCTTTTTGCTACCGGACCAGGGGGCATTTTAATCCTAACGCCCAACGGTGAGCATCTGGGAACGATCCGCCTAGATCGGGCTGCAGCCAACTGTGCTTTTGGAGACGACGGCCATAGCCTCTATATTACGGCTACCGATCAGCTTTTACGGATGCGCACGCGAACAAAGGGAAAAGGGTTTTAG
- a CDS encoding molybdenum cofactor biosynthesis protein MoaE, translating into MERLTETIWIRLLSAPLPVTDAVSFLQTPEAGGLALFLGTTRRWTEDRETLALHYEAYEPMALAEMGRLSDEAFRRWPVRRLCLWHRLGEVPPAEISVLVGVATPHRAEAFEACRYLIDALKRQVPIWKRETLSNGHQVWVEEGIPESKS; encoded by the coding sequence ATGGAACGGTTAACTGAAACGATTTGGATACGACTTTTAAGTGCTCCGCTCCCGGTTACTGATGCTGTGTCGTTTTTACAAACGCCTGAAGCAGGGGGATTGGCGCTGTTTTTAGGGACAACGCGGCGGTGGACCGAAGACCGGGAAACGCTTGCCCTGCACTACGAGGCCTATGAACCGATGGCTTTGGCTGAAATGGGGCGCTTGTCGGACGAAGCCTTTCGTCGTTGGCCAGTACGTCGGCTATGCCTTTGGCATCGACTAGGCGAAGTGCCTCCCGCCGAGATAAGCGTCCTTGTCGGCGTAGCTACGCCACACCGCGCAGAAGCTTTTGAGGCCTGCCGCTATCTTATTGATGCGCTAAAACGTCAAGTGCCGATTTGGAAACGTGAGACCCTCTCCAACGGCCATCAGGTTTGGGTTGAAGAGGGAATCCCAGAATCTAAGTCCTAG
- a CDS encoding nitrilase-related carbon-nitrogen hydrolase produces the protein MRVGFVQYCPAFLQMETNRQVLAALLEGIEADLLVLPELCLTGYFFTSSEEAHAAAESIPDGPTTAWLTTLSQRTGAILVAGLPERDGAQYYNSAVVVGPRGYIGHYRKVHLFYEEKLHFQAGNLGFPVFTVTDRSGETYKLGVMICFDWYFPEAARTLALQGADVIAHPANLVRPDCPRAMPIRALENHVFTITANRYGSESNGRETLSFIGQSLICDPMGRILAQAPKVGDAVEVVEIHPAEARNRRITQHNDLFADRRPEHYQLS, from the coding sequence ATGCGCGTCGGCTTTGTGCAGTACTGCCCAGCCTTTTTGCAGATGGAAACCAATCGCCAAGTGCTTGCTGCACTTCTTGAAGGTATCGAGGCGGATTTGCTCGTGCTTCCTGAGCTGTGTCTTACTGGATACTTTTTTACTTCCTCTGAAGAGGCCCATGCCGCGGCAGAATCCATCCCCGACGGTCCTACAACCGCTTGGCTTACTACACTTAGCCAACGCACGGGGGCTATTCTGGTTGCTGGACTCCCAGAGCGCGATGGGGCGCAGTACTACAACAGTGCCGTTGTGGTAGGCCCTAGAGGTTATATCGGCCATTATCGCAAGGTGCACCTCTTCTATGAGGAAAAACTTCACTTTCAGGCAGGTAATTTGGGCTTTCCGGTCTTTACCGTAACCGACCGCAGTGGAGAGACTTATAAATTAGGGGTTATGATCTGCTTTGACTGGTACTTTCCAGAAGCTGCGCGGACGTTGGCCTTACAAGGCGCGGATGTTATTGCCCATCCTGCCAACCTGGTCCGCCCGGATTGCCCGCGAGCGATGCCCATTCGTGCGCTTGAAAACCATGTTTTTACAATTACAGCCAATCGCTATGGTAGCGAATCTAACGGCAGAGAAACCCTGAGCTTCATTGGCCAAAGCCTTATTTGTGATCCCATGGGCAGGATTTTAGCTCAGGCACCTAAGGTAGGCGACGCCGTAGAGGTGGTCGAGATTCATCCTGCCGAAGCCCGCAACCGGCGTATTACGCA